A single window of Granulicella mallensis MP5ACTX8 DNA harbors:
- a CDS encoding TIGR03435 family protein, with protein sequence MRAAFALFALLSVSVSSMAQPAAVSKSFVIADVHTSPFTSNPFMHGNSIQGDRYFLTQATMVDLIATAYGVDAVNVNGGPTWLERDRYDIRATVPPKTTQDDVKLMLRTLLATRFHLVVKTGTAPMPTYILSAPGKPKMTESEGNGESSCVPLPPPQNPPAGAPSYITVSCKNLTMASLADTLHTFAGGYLDQPVVDETNLAGGWDFTIKWTGRDQLEKQGADGISIFAAVEKQLGLKLELKTAPRPVFQVASVDETPTPNAANIAEALPEPPAAPFEVAVIKPSAPDEKGYARITGNQVETRAIPLMFLLTFGWDLNPNNKESIANAPKWLDTAKFDFLAKAGANVRVDKFASGNLINFEDLRSMLRALIAERFQMKWHMEDRPVTAYTLIAIKPRLKPTLDPTERTRCKEGPGPDGKDPRVESPVLNRLITCQNMTIPQIGDELQHVAGGYIYNPVVDGTGLKGSYDFTLSFSSADKILPNTGGSADPNSSDPNGALSVFDAISRQLGLKLEKTKRPYPVLVIDHMEETPTAN encoded by the coding sequence ATGCGAGCAGCCTTCGCCCTTTTCGCGCTTCTTTCAGTCTCGGTCTCGTCAATGGCCCAGCCCGCTGCCGTCTCCAAATCCTTCGTCATCGCCGACGTCCACACGAGTCCGTTCACGTCCAACCCGTTCATGCACGGCAACTCCATCCAGGGCGACCGCTACTTTCTCACCCAGGCCACCATGGTCGATCTCATTGCCACCGCTTATGGAGTCGATGCCGTCAACGTGAACGGAGGTCCCACCTGGCTCGAGCGCGATCGCTACGATATCCGTGCCACAGTCCCTCCCAAGACCACACAGGACGACGTCAAGCTCATGCTTCGTACCCTGCTCGCCACCCGTTTTCACCTTGTCGTCAAAACCGGCACTGCTCCTATGCCGACCTACATCCTCTCTGCCCCCGGAAAGCCGAAGATGACCGAGTCGGAAGGGAACGGCGAAAGCTCCTGTGTCCCTCTTCCTCCGCCGCAAAATCCTCCCGCCGGCGCTCCGTCCTATATCACCGTCAGCTGCAAGAACCTCACCATGGCGTCTCTCGCCGATACCCTTCATACCTTCGCAGGCGGATATCTCGATCAACCTGTTGTGGATGAAACCAACCTTGCCGGAGGCTGGGACTTCACCATCAAGTGGACGGGGCGCGATCAGCTTGAGAAGCAGGGTGCCGACGGCATCTCCATCTTCGCCGCCGTAGAAAAGCAATTAGGCCTCAAGCTGGAACTCAAAACGGCACCCCGCCCCGTCTTCCAGGTTGCGAGCGTTGACGAAACTCCTACTCCCAACGCCGCCAATATAGCCGAAGCTCTTCCCGAGCCGCCTGCGGCACCCTTCGAAGTCGCCGTGATCAAACCCAGCGCTCCCGATGAGAAGGGCTATGCCCGCATCACCGGCAACCAGGTTGAGACCCGCGCGATTCCTCTCATGTTTCTCTTGACCTTCGGCTGGGACCTCAATCCGAACAACAAAGAGAGTATCGCTAACGCTCCCAAATGGCTCGACACCGCTAAGTTCGACTTCCTCGCCAAGGCCGGAGCCAACGTTCGCGTCGACAAATTCGCCTCCGGCAACCTGATCAACTTTGAAGACCTCCGCAGTATGCTTCGGGCCTTGATCGCCGAGCGTTTTCAGATGAAATGGCACATGGAGGATCGTCCGGTCACCGCCTACACTCTGATAGCCATTAAGCCCAGACTCAAGCCCACCCTCGACCCGACCGAGCGTACCAGATGTAAGGAGGGCCCAGGTCCTGACGGCAAAGACCCTCGGGTCGAGAGTCCCGTCCTCAACCGGCTCATCACCTGCCAGAATATGACTATCCCCCAGATCGGCGACGAGCTCCAGCACGTAGCCGGTGGGTACATCTACAATCCCGTCGTCGACGGCACCGGCCTCAAGGGCTCCTACGACTTCACGCTCAGCTTCAGCTCCGCCGACAAGATCCTTCCCAATACCGGCGGAAGTGCCGACCCCAACAGCTCAGACCCCAATGGCGCCCTCTCCGTCTTCGACGCTATTAGCAGACAGCTGGGCCTGAAATTAGAAAAGACCAAACGTCCCTACCCGGTTCTGGTGATCGACCACATGGAGGAGACCCCTACCGCGAACTAG
- a CDS encoding TonB-dependent receptor, which yields MTVFYKTTVKLGVFLILLCLGSMIASAQINTGSMAGTVTDSGGGVIPGAQVTATERQSGSVYKTTTSSSGAYVFTSLRPGNYDISVTAPTFKAAQVTGLPVYVTTRASHDFTLSAGAVSETVTVVANGPSLETETSDIGTVLTEAQVQDLPSLAGGAMRSLVALTLLTPGAVGTGTNGGTTYVKIGGGQTFGSDNLLDGISTQRSENGTGFFDQMTPSLDAIEEFRVETLALPSYLGRTTGGIANFKTRSGTNSYHGTVYDYFKNTIFDANNWFNKGNAIINGGTQDSLQAFRRPADMHQDYGVTLGGPVYIPHVYNGRDKTFFFFSFEQVPSSFGHTVLSTVPTDAQRGLLNGSNGTIGDFSATLGAPVAGLTNPCTGNPILSGQIFDPTTTTRVNGVECRMPFVNNQVPIGRSQIATEVLALIPRQNYVGSGTQNYSYATNEVVNQVANSLRIDQNFGTRHHLFAFGSARENFDSGVADLPGPVNSGSQLQDFYAKLLRIGYDFTITPHLINQVTFGGNRINSFNSAPASLLGINYDAQLGIPNTTSPGTTFPTFNIGENLPGLGSPNFDDNVDNALLLDDNVSWQKGQHSLRFGGTYRWQQFSYINNGPAAGTFNFARSQTAGTNQVNAEADSGNGIASFLLGAPANTSRSLQIHFPRWIQHYYAAYAQDDWKARKNLTVNLGFRYSIDTPRHEADGDISSFDPTIPNPAANGILGAMRFGGVGPGRDGNKNEQFASTYYKDFEPRIGFSYAPGWLHDSFVIRSAYSIMYGPLIYADYGQGLSAGFTTVTPGENTDGFVPSGALDAGPPPLSLTPTIDPALLVGGASVADYVAKTDGKPAMVQNWTLETQAQLAPDLILTIGYLGERGTRLRSLVYWANSINPSNFSLGDTITAPVQSAAAVAAGITAPYANFFNITNGLVGQALLPFPQYGYLNNDSYLQDRGQSTYNAMEVKLERRFRDGLNVLMSYTWSKTYTDADSIQPYQATVLGQSGTQNPYNLKAERALSTQDVPTNFVISYLYELPVGKGKKFLGNSNSFVNALIGGYRVGGVQRYLSGQPIGFFGALGVPYFDGAIRFSRAVGTDIETPAAASGHYNPLTYVSPAGNNTNLYNPTGFWNRNAFIDVNDAAHRGTGPFHFGDLPRNTAEVRTPAFFNEDLNLNKHIPIHNQISADLRLEAFNVFNRHGWGKPDSGINDINFGQVTSLNDAPRSMQVVLKIRY from the coding sequence ATGACTGTTTTTTATAAAACCACAGTGAAATTAGGAGTGTTCCTGATCCTCCTTTGTTTGGGCTCGATGATCGCCTCAGCCCAGATCAACACCGGATCGATGGCTGGAACCGTGACCGACTCCGGAGGCGGCGTCATTCCTGGAGCCCAGGTGACTGCGACTGAGCGACAGTCGGGTTCGGTCTACAAGACCACGACCTCGTCTTCGGGTGCCTATGTCTTCACCTCGCTGCGTCCAGGTAACTACGACATCAGCGTTACCGCGCCCACCTTCAAAGCAGCGCAGGTCACGGGATTGCCGGTCTATGTAACCACACGTGCCTCGCATGACTTTACGCTGTCGGCCGGAGCGGTCAGCGAGACCGTGACGGTGGTCGCCAACGGTCCATCGCTGGAGACGGAGACCTCCGACATCGGCACGGTGCTGACGGAAGCCCAGGTTCAGGATCTGCCTTCTCTTGCTGGGGGTGCCATGCGCTCCCTGGTGGCGCTTACCCTCCTGACTCCTGGAGCGGTGGGGACGGGTACGAATGGCGGCACAACCTATGTCAAGATTGGTGGCGGCCAGACCTTCGGCAGCGATAACCTGCTCGACGGCATCAGCACGCAGCGCTCTGAGAATGGAACAGGGTTCTTCGACCAGATGACGCCCTCTCTCGATGCCATCGAAGAGTTCCGCGTAGAGACTCTGGCGTTGCCGTCGTACCTGGGGCGCACCACCGGAGGTATCGCAAACTTCAAGACCCGGTCAGGCACGAACTCGTATCACGGTACGGTGTACGACTACTTCAAGAACACTATCTTCGACGCGAACAACTGGTTCAATAAGGGCAACGCGATCATCAATGGTGGCACGCAGGATTCCTTGCAGGCTTTCCGCCGCCCTGCCGATATGCACCAGGATTACGGTGTAACGTTAGGTGGTCCGGTTTATATCCCGCATGTCTATAACGGCAGGGACAAGACCTTCTTCTTCTTCAGCTTCGAGCAGGTTCCCAGCAGCTTTGGCCATACCGTTCTTTCCACGGTTCCGACCGACGCGCAACGCGGATTGCTTAACGGCAGTAACGGAACGATCGGTGATTTTTCCGCCACGCTCGGCGCGCCGGTCGCCGGTCTGACGAATCCCTGCACAGGAAATCCAATCCTCTCCGGACAAATCTTCGACCCCACGACGACTACTAGAGTGAATGGCGTCGAGTGCCGCATGCCCTTCGTCAATAACCAGGTGCCGATCGGCCGCAGCCAGATCGCAACGGAGGTCCTGGCTCTGATTCCGCGCCAGAACTATGTCGGTAGCGGAACGCAGAACTACTCCTACGCGACCAATGAGGTAGTCAATCAGGTTGCCAATTCACTGCGCATCGACCAGAACTTCGGCACGCGCCATCACCTCTTCGCCTTCGGCAGCGCTCGTGAGAACTTCGACTCCGGCGTCGCGGATCTTCCGGGGCCGGTGAACAGCGGATCGCAGTTGCAGGACTTCTATGCCAAACTGCTTCGCATCGGATACGACTTCACGATTACGCCGCACCTCATCAACCAGGTCACCTTTGGCGGCAATCGCATCAACAGCTTCAATAGCGCTCCGGCTTCTCTCCTGGGGATCAACTACGACGCACAGCTAGGTATTCCAAACACCACCTCTCCGGGTACCACGTTCCCGACCTTCAATATCGGCGAGAACCTGCCTGGCCTGGGAAGCCCGAACTTTGACGACAACGTCGACAACGCTCTTCTGCTGGACGACAACGTAAGTTGGCAGAAAGGGCAGCACAGCCTCCGTTTTGGCGGCACCTACCGTTGGCAGCAGTTCAGCTACATCAACAACGGCCCGGCAGCGGGAACCTTCAACTTCGCTCGTTCACAGACAGCCGGTACCAATCAGGTGAACGCCGAGGCCGATAGCGGCAACGGTATCGCCAGCTTCCTGTTGGGAGCTCCGGCTAATACCAGCCGCTCGCTGCAGATTCACTTTCCACGCTGGATTCAGCACTACTACGCAGCCTATGCGCAGGACGACTGGAAGGCGCGGAAGAACCTGACAGTCAACCTCGGCTTCCGCTACAGCATCGACACTCCACGGCACGAGGCCGACGGTGATATCTCCAGCTTCGATCCGACGATCCCCAACCCCGCGGCAAACGGCATTCTCGGTGCGATGAGGTTCGGCGGCGTTGGCCCGGGACGCGATGGCAATAAGAACGAGCAGTTTGCCTCGACCTACTATAAGGACTTCGAACCCCGCATCGGTTTCTCCTATGCTCCGGGCTGGTTGCACGATAGCTTTGTCATCCGTTCCGCGTACTCGATCATGTACGGTCCTTTGATCTATGCCGACTACGGGCAGGGCCTGAGCGCGGGCTTTACGACAGTAACTCCTGGAGAAAATACGGATGGCTTTGTTCCTTCCGGCGCGCTGGATGCCGGTCCTCCTCCTCTATCGCTGACGCCGACGATTGATCCAGCGCTCCTGGTTGGCGGCGCCTCCGTTGCTGACTATGTGGCGAAGACCGACGGCAAGCCGGCGATGGTGCAGAATTGGACGCTCGAGACACAAGCCCAGCTCGCACCCGACCTCATCCTGACGATTGGCTATCTCGGAGAACGTGGAACACGGCTTCGGTCGCTGGTCTACTGGGCCAACTCGATCAACCCGTCGAACTTTAGCCTGGGAGATACCATTACCGCTCCGGTGCAATCTGCCGCAGCCGTTGCTGCCGGGATCACTGCACCCTACGCTAACTTCTTCAACATCACGAATGGGCTGGTAGGCCAGGCACTGCTGCCGTTCCCGCAGTATGGCTATCTCAATAACGATAGCTATCTGCAGGACCGTGGGCAGTCGACCTATAACGCCATGGAAGTAAAACTGGAGCGCCGGTTCCGCGATGGCCTCAATGTGCTGATGTCCTATACCTGGTCGAAGACCTATACGGATGCCGATTCCATTCAGCCCTACCAGGCCACGGTGCTGGGGCAGAGTGGAACGCAGAATCCCTATAACCTCAAGGCCGAGCGGGCTCTCAGCACACAGGATGTTCCAACGAACTTCGTCATCAGCTACCTGTATGAGCTGCCGGTAGGCAAGGGCAAGAAATTCCTTGGGAACTCAAACTCGTTCGTCAATGCTTTGATCGGTGGATACCGTGTCGGAGGCGTTCAGCGCTACCTGAGCGGCCAGCCCATCGGCTTCTTTGGCGCTCTGGGAGTACCGTACTTCGATGGCGCAATCCGGTTCAGCCGCGCGGTAGGCACCGATATCGAGACGCCCGCAGCAGCGAGCGGACACTACAATCCGCTTACCTATGTGTCTCCG
- a CDS encoding VOC family protein, with protein sequence MTTLSTPPASSPLASLKINHAAIRVPDFDIAVAWYADKLDFRSKQTVSVAGLNFGFLYPAGDDSFHFELMAGQGAAERLAYKDLHDSYNMSGWHHPGFSVDSVDAVIDELKRRDVTIASEPHDVPAMGLRVAFFADPWGNLFEVIQPIAH encoded by the coding sequence ATGACCACACTCAGCACGCCACCTGCTTCCAGCCCTCTTGCTTCTTTGAAGATCAACCACGCAGCCATTCGCGTGCCGGACTTCGACATAGCGGTTGCCTGGTATGCCGACAAGCTCGATTTTCGGTCGAAGCAGACAGTGTCAGTGGCCGGGCTCAACTTCGGCTTTCTTTATCCTGCCGGAGACGATAGTTTTCATTTCGAGTTGATGGCTGGCCAGGGCGCAGCAGAACGTCTTGCCTATAAAGATCTGCATGACAGCTACAACATGTCTGGGTGGCATCACCCGGGTTTCAGCGTCGATAGCGTGGATGCCGTCATCGACGAATTGAAACGCCGCGATGTGACCATCGCCAGCGAGCCACACGACGTACCCGCAATGGGTCTGCGCGTCGCGTTCTTTGCCGATCCCTGGGGTAACCTCTTCGAGGTTATCCAGCCCATCGCCCACTAA
- the hrpB gene encoding ATP-dependent helicase HrpB, giving the protein MKSVNSRPSLPVDALLPEIIASLERNPNLVIEAPPGAGKTTRVPPAILASVKGEVVVLEPRRIAARLAARRVAAELGEQAGETVGYQVRFEDVSGPRTRLRFVTEGILIRRLLSDPSLKGVDAVVLDEFHERHLDSDFALALLKRLQRTRPDLRIVVMSATLDAAPIARYLEDCPSLRSEGRLFELSIQHLAYSSEPLPVQVRNAMDLLLADGQKGHTLAFLPGVAEIRRTMRECEPIARKHELVVLPLHGDLSPAEQDRAISPSPQRKLILATNVAESSVTVEGVSAVIDSGQARFATYSPWTGLPTLHIGRISRASAKQRAGRAGRTGPGRVLRLYPEEDFLRRPEHDTPEILRSDLSELCLSLRVLGIEHFSQVDWLDAPPLAAVQNAELLLDRLGASGEMARRLSRYPLSPRLSRVLVESMERKAGEDGCTVAALLGSGARSEKNDLLAAMEQPMDYRTTQQIQQLRRIARPPRQSSHEDDALLMSVLLGFPDRVARRRAGSQIQLSTGVSAEVAGEPPAYEFMVAIDVEDRKEKPLPLVRMTSRIEPEWLIDLFPDRVREQSGVTWNRTSERVEEVSALFYDDLTIQEARHAIPDVEAAADLLSEKAMEVGLDRFVEGDVLSDFMARIEFAGLEPPDLQQALKNLCLGLKSFAELKDAAKDFIPALEQTIDARALRELAPVSVRLQGGRQTKIHYERGKPPWIASRLQDFFGMRETPRIGSDRTPVVVHLLAPNQRAVQTTTDLAGFWERLYPEVRRELMRRYPRHSWPEKP; this is encoded by the coding sequence ATGAAATCAGTGAACTCCAGACCTTCTCTTCCGGTGGACGCTCTCTTACCGGAGATCATTGCCTCTCTTGAGCGAAATCCCAACCTCGTGATCGAAGCCCCACCGGGCGCGGGCAAGACGACCCGCGTGCCGCCTGCCATTCTCGCCTCCGTAAAAGGTGAAGTCGTAGTCCTGGAACCGCGCCGGATCGCGGCTCGTCTGGCTGCGCGGAGAGTGGCGGCGGAACTTGGCGAGCAGGCTGGCGAAACCGTTGGCTACCAGGTCCGCTTTGAAGACGTCAGCGGGCCACGCACACGGCTGCGGTTTGTTACCGAAGGAATCCTGATCCGGCGTCTGCTCTCCGATCCCAGTCTGAAAGGAGTGGACGCGGTCGTACTCGACGAGTTCCACGAGCGCCATCTCGACAGCGATTTCGCACTCGCACTCTTGAAGCGCCTGCAGCGCACACGTCCCGATCTGCGGATCGTAGTGATGTCCGCCACTCTCGATGCCGCGCCCATCGCTCGATATCTGGAAGACTGTCCCTCTCTGCGGTCGGAGGGAAGACTCTTCGAACTCTCCATCCAACATCTGGCCTACTCTTCGGAGCCGCTTCCTGTGCAGGTAAGGAACGCCATGGACCTATTACTGGCAGACGGGCAAAAGGGCCACACCCTGGCCTTTTTGCCTGGCGTCGCCGAGATCAGGCGCACGATGCGCGAGTGCGAGCCCATTGCACGCAAGCATGAGTTAGTGGTGCTTCCATTGCATGGAGACCTCTCTCCTGCGGAACAGGATCGAGCCATCTCCCCCAGTCCGCAGCGAAAGCTGATCCTGGCCACGAATGTCGCGGAGAGCTCCGTCACTGTAGAGGGAGTCAGCGCGGTCATCGATAGTGGACAGGCACGCTTTGCGACCTATTCTCCGTGGACAGGGTTACCGACCCTGCATATCGGCAGGATCAGCAGGGCATCGGCGAAGCAGCGGGCCGGTCGTGCGGGACGCACAGGACCGGGTCGCGTGTTGCGACTTTATCCGGAGGAAGACTTTCTGCGACGGCCCGAGCACGATACGCCGGAGATTCTACGCAGCGATCTCTCTGAGCTTTGCCTGTCGTTGCGGGTGCTGGGTATCGAGCACTTCAGCCAGGTGGATTGGCTCGATGCTCCTCCTCTGGCAGCGGTCCAAAACGCCGAGCTGCTGCTCGATCGCCTCGGGGCTAGCGGGGAGATGGCTCGACGATTGTCGCGCTATCCCTTGTCGCCAAGGTTGTCGCGCGTCCTCGTCGAGTCGATGGAACGAAAGGCAGGGGAAGACGGCTGTACTGTGGCCGCATTGCTTGGCTCCGGAGCGCGCTCTGAAAAGAACGATCTCCTCGCTGCAATGGAGCAGCCGATGGACTACCGGACCACGCAACAGATACAGCAACTCCGCAGAATCGCTCGTCCTCCGCGACAGAGCAGCCACGAGGACGATGCGCTCCTGATGTCCGTGCTGCTTGGCTTTCCAGATCGTGTGGCCCGTAGGCGGGCAGGGAGCCAGATTCAACTTTCAACGGGAGTTTCGGCGGAGGTTGCGGGCGAACCTCCGGCCTATGAATTCATGGTCGCGATCGATGTCGAAGACCGCAAAGAGAAGCCGCTGCCGCTGGTTCGCATGACCTCACGCATTGAGCCGGAGTGGCTGATCGACCTGTTCCCGGATCGTGTGCGCGAGCAATCCGGTGTGACGTGGAATCGCACGTCGGAGAGGGTGGAGGAGGTCAGTGCTCTGTTCTACGACGACCTGACGATCCAGGAGGCTCGCCACGCGATCCCTGACGTGGAAGCCGCCGCCGATCTGCTCTCCGAAAAGGCGATGGAGGTTGGCCTCGACCGTTTTGTCGAGGGAGACGTGCTCTCCGATTTCATGGCGCGTATCGAGTTCGCAGGCCTGGAGCCGCCGGACCTGCAGCAGGCATTAAAGAACCTGTGCCTCGGGCTGAAGAGCTTTGCGGAACTGAAAGATGCCGCAAAAGATTTCATCCCCGCACTCGAACAGACAATAGATGCGCGAGCGCTTCGTGAGCTTGCGCCTGTCAGCGTTCGGCTGCAAGGTGGGCGACAGACGAAGATTCACTACGAACGCGGCAAGCCTCCCTGGATCGCTTCGCGCCTGCAGGACTTCTTCGGCATGCGTGAGACTCCAAGGATCGGGTCGGATAGAACTCCCGTCGTCGTTCATCTGCTCGCGCCGAATCAACGGGCCGTGCAGACAACAACCGATCTGGCCGGATTCTGGGAGAGGCTCTATCCCGAGGTGCGCCGCGAATTGATGCGTCGATACCCAAGACACTCCTGGCCGGAGAAGCCATAG
- a CDS encoding GrpB family protein, with the protein MPTTVIVVEYDPSWPALFRFFYERLARTLGSMAVTIEHVGSTAVPHLAAKPIIDIDVLLADEADLPAAINRLANIGYGYQGDLGIPGREAFLAPAQDTPHHLYVCPPQSREFQRHLAFRDYLRAHPEEAKKYGDLKRALALEFKDNRSAYIDGKSEFVARMTDRAMAAKARV; encoded by the coding sequence ATGCCGACCACAGTGATCGTCGTAGAGTACGATCCAAGCTGGCCTGCGCTCTTCCGGTTCTTTTACGAGCGGCTGGCGAGGACGCTTGGCAGTATGGCTGTCACCATAGAACATGTCGGCAGCACTGCCGTTCCGCATCTGGCAGCGAAGCCCATCATCGATATCGATGTGCTTCTGGCAGATGAGGCAGACCTACCAGCAGCTATCAATCGGCTTGCAAACATTGGCTATGGTTACCAGGGAGACCTTGGCATTCCAGGGCGTGAGGCTTTCCTGGCGCCTGCGCAGGATACTCCTCATCATCTCTATGTTTGCCCGCCACAAAGCCGAGAGTTTCAAAGACACCTGGCCTTCAGAGACTATCTTCGAGCCCACCCTGAAGAGGCGAAAAAATATGGCGATCTGAAGCGGGCACTTGCGTTGGAATTCAAGGACAATCGCTCTGCTTATATTGATGGAAAAAGTGAATTTGTAGCCAGGATGACCGACCGAGCGATGGCGGCCAAGGCAAGAGTCTAG
- a CDS encoding alpha/beta fold hydrolase — protein sequence MELKEYDIAANGISLHVTELGAGPVVLFCHGFPDTSYTWRQQMKAVASAGYRAIAPDMRGYGRSSAPRDPALYTPLHTAGDLVGLLDALSISSAVIVGHDWGATHAWNAAMMRPDRFTAVFCLSVPYFPRGDVSVFERMRTTGHENDFYMFEQIKPEADQIWADAAVTIPGILYWASGSAPADTRWNPLDLARSLHRPAPKPLPSWVDPDYVAHNIAEFQHTGFHGALNYYRAAELYFGLSAAWKGAKITQPSFYISGKADGLRALYPPAEKLRAGLPGLVGNLELDNVGHWIQHEASAEVNEQLVKFLRTVNPS from the coding sequence ATGGAACTCAAAGAGTACGATATCGCCGCGAATGGCATCTCCCTGCATGTAACCGAGCTGGGGGCCGGGCCAGTCGTTCTTTTCTGTCACGGGTTTCCGGACACTTCTTATACGTGGCGACAGCAGATGAAAGCCGTCGCGTCAGCCGGCTATCGAGCGATCGCTCCGGATATGCGCGGGTACGGGCGCAGCTCAGCGCCACGCGACCCCGCTTTGTACACTCCGCTGCATACGGCGGGTGACCTGGTCGGGCTCCTCGATGCGCTAAGCATTTCCAGTGCTGTGATCGTGGGTCACGACTGGGGTGCGACGCATGCATGGAATGCCGCCATGATGCGACCGGATCGATTCACAGCGGTATTCTGCTTGAGCGTGCCTTACTTTCCGCGCGGAGATGTCAGCGTCTTCGAGCGCATGCGCACGACCGGGCATGAAAACGATTTTTATATGTTCGAACAGATCAAACCGGAAGCAGACCAGATTTGGGCAGATGCTGCCGTTACGATTCCTGGGATCTTGTATTGGGCATCGGGTTCTGCTCCGGCTGACACGCGATGGAACCCTCTGGATCTTGCACGAAGTCTTCACCGTCCCGCTCCTAAGCCATTGCCCTCATGGGTGGACCCGGATTATGTGGCTCACAATATAGCGGAGTTCCAGCACACCGGCTTTCACGGTGCGCTGAACTACTATCGTGCCGCCGAGCTCTATTTCGGTCTGTCCGCCGCATGGAAAGGCGCGAAGATCACCCAGCCCTCGTTTTACATCTCCGGAAAGGCCGACGGCCTGAGGGCGCTTTATCCCCCTGCCGAAAAGCTGCGGGCCGGGCTTCCGGGGCTCGTCGGGAACCTGGAACTCGACAATGTAGGCCATTGGATACAACACGAGGCCTCCGCCGAAGTCAACGAACAGCTTGTGAAGTTCCTGCGTACGGTGAACCCTTCCTAA
- a CDS encoding alpha/beta fold hydrolase yields the protein MATSFPLTDTTFSSPRHTTHYWQAGPAGGPLMFFLHGWPQIGLVWRAQVEAFASEGWHCIAPDMRGYGGSSAPLAPEVYTLEEIVDDMTELHDHLGASPAIWVGHDLGSPVVGALAAHHAERCRCVVFISVPYVPEGFALPNQLPLIDRELYPADQYPDGQWDYYHFYLSHFDQTVTDFDADIPATLAAIYRSGNPESVGKVYRSAIITRNGGWFGSAHHAPAVQPDPALWPSADFDTLVEAFRITGFRPGNSWYLNDNANIAYAYKAPDGGRLRQPVLFINGEFDGLCDITHNRFGEPMRGACQDLTVTSLPSGHWLPLERKAEVTEAMRSWLEMKAL from the coding sequence ATGGCAACATCTTTCCCACTCACTGACACCACTTTCAGTTCACCACGTCACACAACGCACTACTGGCAGGCCGGACCTGCCGGTGGCCCATTGATGTTCTTCCTCCACGGCTGGCCACAGATCGGCTTGGTGTGGCGCGCGCAGGTCGAGGCCTTCGCGTCCGAAGGCTGGCACTGCATCGCGCCCGACATGCGCGGCTATGGAGGTTCATCTGCGCCGCTCGCCCCCGAGGTCTACACGCTGGAAGAGATCGTTGACGACATGACCGAGCTGCATGATCATCTAGGCGCTAGCCCGGCCATCTGGGTTGGGCATGACCTCGGAAGCCCGGTTGTCGGAGCGCTGGCCGCGCATCACGCGGAACGATGCCGCTGCGTTGTCTTTATCTCTGTCCCCTATGTACCGGAAGGCTTCGCGCTACCCAATCAGCTGCCGCTCATCGACCGCGAGCTCTATCCCGCCGATCAGTATCCGGACGGGCAGTGGGACTATTACCACTTCTACCTGAGCCACTTCGACCAGACGGTCACCGACTTCGATGCTGACATCCCGGCGACTCTCGCGGCGATATACCGCAGCGGGAACCCCGAATCCGTAGGCAAGGTGTACAGGTCTGCGATCATTACGCGCAATGGTGGTTGGTTCGGATCGGCGCATCATGCTCCAGCCGTGCAGCCTGACCCCGCACTCTGGCCATCTGCTGACTTTGACACTCTGGTCGAAGCCTTCCGCATCACCGGATTCCGGCCCGGAAACTCCTGGTATTTGAACGACAACGCCAACATCGCCTACGCGTACAAGGCGCCGGATGGCGGCAGGCTGCGCCAGCCGGTGCTGTTTATTAACGGCGAGTTCGACGGTCTCTGCGATATCACCCACAACCGGTTCGGAGAGCCGATGCGCGGCGCGTGCCAGGACCTCACCGTGACAAGTCTGCCTTCGGGCCACTGGCTGCCTCTCGAACGCAAGGCGGAAGTGACCGAAGCCATGCGTTCCTGGCTCGAAATGAAGGCGCTTTAA